From Amycolatopsis sp. YIM 10, the proteins below share one genomic window:
- a CDS encoding response regulator transcription factor, with product MSIDVMIADDDPVVRFGLNIMLRGAPDLRVVAEAGDGAEAVELARRHNPAVVLMDIRMPGTDGLTATETLRSRSPAPQVIVLTTFDTDAHVLRALRAGAAGFLLKDTPPDELVVAIRHAAQGRPVLSPEVTRRLIARVAESEEDTRRDAARRRLDLLAERERVIALELGTGRSNAEIAARHHLGLTTVKTHVSAILTKLGFNNRVQVALLVHDAELDLPD from the coding sequence ATGAGCATCGACGTGATGATCGCCGACGACGACCCGGTGGTCCGATTTGGACTGAACATCATGCTGCGTGGTGCCCCCGACCTGCGGGTGGTCGCCGAGGCGGGTGACGGCGCGGAAGCGGTGGAGCTGGCGCGGCGCCACAACCCGGCGGTGGTGCTGATGGACATCCGGATGCCCGGCACGGACGGGCTCACCGCGACCGAGACGCTGCGTAGCCGGTCACCCGCGCCCCAGGTCATCGTGCTCACCACCTTCGACACCGACGCACACGTCCTGCGCGCGCTCCGGGCCGGGGCCGCGGGCTTCCTGCTCAAGGACACCCCGCCGGACGAGCTGGTGGTGGCCATCCGGCACGCGGCCCAGGGCCGTCCCGTGCTCTCGCCGGAGGTGACGCGCCGGCTCATCGCCAGGGTCGCGGAGTCCGAAGAGGACACTCGTCGCGACGCGGCCCGCCGTCGCCTCGACCTGCTCGCCGAGCGGGAACGCGTGATCGCGCTCGAGCTCGGCACCGGGCGGTCCAACGCCGAGATCGCCGCGCGCCACCACCTCGGGCTGACCACGGTCAAGACCCACGTGTCGGCGATCCTGACCAAGCTCGGATTCAACAACCGCGTGCAGGTGGCCCTGCTCGTGCACGACGCCGAGCTGGACCTTCCGGACTGA
- a CDS encoding CGNR zinc finger domain-containing protein, which translates to MDVLLDLLNSRPLINGEEHDALGDPAAGRRWAREHGGDGSLAELELLREARDALRDVVCGKSSPAALKPFLDGVHQVPEFTSDGLKWTLKTPRHARPAVEVVLAWATVEKELPGRLRPCANDECRLFLLDRSRANRARWCSMAVCGNRAKVRRHYERTR; encoded by the coding sequence ATGGACGTGCTGCTGGACCTGCTCAACAGCAGGCCGCTGATCAACGGCGAGGAACACGACGCCCTCGGTGACCCGGCCGCGGGTAGGCGCTGGGCGCGGGAGCACGGCGGCGACGGCAGCCTCGCGGAGCTGGAGCTGCTGCGTGAAGCGCGGGACGCCCTGCGTGACGTCGTGTGCGGGAAAAGCTCGCCTGCCGCGCTGAAACCGTTCCTCGACGGGGTTCACCAGGTTCCGGAGTTCACTTCGGATGGTCTCAAGTGGACACTCAAGACCCCGCGGCACGCCCGGCCGGCGGTCGAGGTGGTCCTGGCCTGGGCCACTGTCGAGAAGGAGCTGCCCGGTCGCCTGCGCCCCTGTGCGAACGACGAGTGCCGGCTGTTCCTGCTCGACCGCAGCCGGGCCAACCGCGCTCGCTGGTGCTCGATGGCCGTCTGCGGCAACCGGGCGAAGGTGCGCCGCCACTACGAACGCACCCGGTGA
- a CDS encoding extracellular solute-binding protein, producing MRSKAMAIVCAAVLTGTMLGGCGGDSGTGGKTKLTIGLFGNFGYSELLKEYASTHPDIEIQDRTASYSDHHKNLAAHLATNNGAADIEAVDSGYIAQFKDTPDKFVDLNTKGGDQLKDRWLAWKWEASLSKGGQQIGYGTDVGGLAICYRRDLLEAAGLPSDREQVAALWPTWPEFMAAGKRFQANAPAGVKWFDGGPTVLNAIVGQAQVGYYDRADQLTVGTNPELKQGWDLVVDGVQSDLSAKLLYSTPVWNTGFKQGQFATVTCPAWQMAKIKDQAPDSAGKWDVTSVPGGGGNWGGSYLTIPKQGKNVDKAAELAAWLTAPEQQAKVFTSSGLLPSTPKLYEDPAIVNYQNPFFNNAPVGKLFTEAAKNLKPQYQGPKAGDVQTAIGNAMQRVEQGKQNGEESWSQFVGDVQKLSS from the coding sequence ATGCGCTCCAAAGCAATGGCGATCGTCTGCGCCGCAGTGCTGACCGGAACGATGCTCGGCGGCTGCGGTGGTGATTCCGGAACCGGCGGAAAGACAAAGCTCACCATCGGCCTGTTCGGCAATTTCGGCTACAGCGAACTGCTCAAGGAGTACGCGAGCACCCACCCGGACATCGAGATCCAGGACCGCACCGCCTCCTACTCCGACCACCACAAGAACCTGGCCGCGCACCTGGCGACCAACAACGGCGCCGCGGACATCGAGGCGGTCGACAGCGGTTACATCGCCCAGTTCAAGGACACCCCGGACAAGTTCGTCGACCTGAACACCAAGGGCGGTGACCAGCTCAAGGACCGCTGGCTGGCGTGGAAGTGGGAGGCCTCGCTGAGCAAGGGGGGCCAGCAGATCGGCTACGGCACCGATGTCGGCGGCCTGGCCATCTGCTACCGCCGTGACCTGCTGGAAGCCGCCGGGCTGCCGTCGGACCGCGAGCAGGTCGCCGCCCTGTGGCCGACCTGGCCGGAGTTCATGGCCGCTGGCAAGCGGTTCCAGGCCAACGCGCCCGCCGGGGTGAAGTGGTTCGACGGCGGTCCGACCGTGCTCAACGCGATCGTCGGCCAGGCCCAGGTCGGCTACTACGACCGGGCCGACCAGCTCACCGTCGGCACCAACCCGGAACTCAAGCAGGGCTGGGATCTGGTCGTCGACGGCGTGCAGTCCGACCTGTCGGCGAAGCTGCTCTACTCGACGCCGGTCTGGAACACGGGGTTCAAGCAGGGCCAGTTCGCGACCGTGACCTGCCCGGCCTGGCAGATGGCCAAGATCAAGGACCAGGCGCCGGACAGCGCGGGCAAGTGGGACGTCACCTCCGTGCCCGGCGGCGGTGGCAACTGGGGCGGCTCGTACCTCACGATTCCCAAGCAGGGCAAGAACGTCGACAAGGCCGCCGAGCTGGCGGCGTGGCTGACCGCGCCCGAGCAGCAGGCCAAGGTGTTCACCAGCTCGGGGCTGCTGCCCTCGACGCCGAAGCTGTACGAGGACCCGGCCATCGTGAACTACCAGAACCCGTTCTTCAACAACGCCCCGGTCGGCAAGCTGTTCACCGAGGCGGCCAAGAACCTCAAGCCGCAGTACCAGGGCCCGAAGGCCGGTGACGTGCAGACCGCGATCGGCAACGCGATGCAACGCGTCGAGCAGGGCAAGCAGAACGGCGAAGAATCGTGGAGCCAGTTCGTCGGCGACGTCCAGAAGCTGTCGAGCTGA
- a CDS encoding PHB depolymerase family esterase, translating into MIRTALVGFVSTLLIAIAGLVFPSTASAASLVEVTNFGTNPGGMRMHVYVPDSRPPNPAIVVAMHGCGGSGPGFYSSSEFASLADQRGFIVIYPSAQQQAGFGKCFDTWSAAAKKRGGGSDPVSIVSMVNYAAQTYGGDLNRVFATGSSSGGMMTNHMLALYPDVFKAGAAFMGVPFNCFANAADFPPPGSKCTNGTMNRSPQEWGDAVRQAFPGYTGPRPRMQLWHGTADTLVPYSLLQEEIEQWTNVFGLSQTPTYTDTPQPNWKRSRYADPAGTVQVEAYSIQGAGHSLPSGGMAGYAVAFFGLGTQ; encoded by the coding sequence ATGATCAGAACGGCGCTCGTGGGATTCGTCAGCACACTGCTGATCGCCATCGCCGGACTCGTTTTCCCGTCCACCGCTTCCGCCGCGTCCCTGGTGGAGGTGACCAACTTCGGCACCAATCCCGGCGGGATGCGCATGCACGTCTACGTGCCGGACTCCCGCCCGCCCAATCCCGCGATCGTGGTCGCCATGCACGGTTGTGGCGGCTCCGGGCCGGGGTTCTACTCGAGCAGTGAGTTCGCCTCGCTCGCCGACCAGCGCGGATTCATCGTCATCTATCCCAGCGCCCAGCAGCAGGCCGGCTTCGGGAAGTGCTTCGACACCTGGTCGGCGGCCGCCAAGAAGCGCGGTGGCGGGAGCGATCCGGTTTCGATCGTCTCGATGGTGAACTACGCCGCGCAGACCTACGGCGGTGACCTGAACCGCGTGTTCGCCACCGGCTCGTCCTCGGGCGGCATGATGACCAACCACATGCTCGCCCTCTACCCCGACGTCTTCAAGGCGGGCGCGGCGTTCATGGGCGTGCCGTTCAACTGCTTCGCCAACGCCGCCGACTTCCCGCCCCCGGGGAGCAAGTGCACCAACGGCACGATGAACCGGTCACCGCAGGAGTGGGGAGACGCGGTCCGGCAGGCCTTCCCCGGCTACACCGGCCCGCGCCCGCGAATGCAGCTGTGGCACGGCACGGCCGACACGCTGGTGCCGTACTCCCTGCTGCAGGAGGAAATCGAGCAGTGGACCAACGTGTTCGGCCTGAGCCAGACACCGACGTACACCGACACCCCGCAACCGAACTGGAAGCGCAGCCGTTACGCCGATCCCGCCGGTACCGTCCAGGTCGAGGCCTACAGCATCCAGGGTGCCGGGCACAGCCTGCCGTCCGGCGGAATGGCCGGCTACGCCGTCGCGTTCTTCGGGCTTGGCACGCAGTGA
- a CDS encoding alpha/beta hydrolase, with the protein MTAPPTTPGRTARRSAAVLGAAALMLTGCAGGPAASPEPGSPAPIAWTECGPNLDCATIEVPLEYTDPDGEKIPLAVKRHRTTDPAQRIGSLFINSGGPGVPATDTIESIAPGSESSPFSPALLARFDVVGMDPRGVGDSGAVRCLTDEQRAELATDDLDPTVPGGKPLPELLADTTTFTEGCLAHHRPEYLASLSTDNVARDMDRLRAALGEEKISFYGMSYGTVVGPTYATLFPDRVRQMVIDAPVHTGLWRNAPLELLDDVSRSNEQTLDAWFETCRTEGPQVCPFGDGKPEAAFDALIKKLEKQPLQVPPVEGLTPGGRLDGAVALEAVRAGAGAPVLWPTLTAGLLAAQQGNGTLLHFLVSKVTVAPFGGPYAVLQEPHTAVRCADWATPTDIAAHTAVAEKIADRDERLASRAGYSALNCAKWPAPNKDHFAEPLTGAGAPPILVVGGRVDNVSPYHWAEAMTETLENSVLLTREGVGHTSYRRSGPCIDNAVDATLIDGVLPAEGTVCAALPSTTKPPAPAGK; encoded by the coding sequence GTGACGGCCCCTCCCACCACACCGGGGCGGACGGCACGCCGATCCGCCGCGGTACTCGGCGCCGCCGCGCTGATGCTGACCGGGTGCGCTGGTGGACCGGCAGCCTCCCCGGAACCCGGCTCGCCCGCGCCGATCGCCTGGACCGAGTGCGGCCCCAACCTGGACTGCGCCACCATCGAAGTGCCGCTGGAATACACCGATCCCGACGGCGAGAAGATCCCGCTCGCGGTGAAACGCCACCGCACCACCGATCCGGCACAGCGCATCGGCAGCCTGTTCATCAACTCGGGCGGTCCCGGCGTGCCCGCCACCGACACGATCGAATCCATCGCCCCCGGCAGTGAATCCAGCCCGTTCTCGCCCGCCCTGCTGGCCCGCTTCGACGTCGTCGGCATGGATCCGCGCGGGGTCGGCGACTCCGGTGCCGTCCGCTGCCTCACCGACGAGCAGCGCGCCGAACTCGCGACCGACGACCTCGATCCGACCGTGCCCGGCGGGAAACCGCTGCCGGAGCTGCTCGCCGACACCACCACCTTCACCGAAGGCTGCCTGGCGCACCACCGCCCGGAGTACCTGGCGAGCCTGTCCACCGACAACGTCGCCAGGGACATGGACCGGCTCCGCGCCGCGCTCGGTGAGGAGAAGATCAGCTTCTACGGCATGTCCTACGGCACGGTGGTCGGGCCCACCTACGCCACGCTGTTCCCGGACCGCGTCCGCCAGATGGTGATCGACGCCCCTGTCCACACCGGACTCTGGCGGAACGCCCCGCTGGAACTCCTCGACGACGTGTCCCGGTCCAACGAGCAGACGCTCGACGCGTGGTTCGAGACCTGCCGCACCGAGGGGCCGCAGGTGTGCCCGTTCGGCGACGGGAAGCCCGAAGCCGCGTTCGACGCGTTGATCAAGAAGCTGGAGAAGCAGCCGCTGCAGGTTCCGCCGGTCGAAGGCCTCACACCAGGCGGCAGGCTCGACGGTGCGGTCGCGCTCGAGGCCGTCAGGGCGGGCGCGGGTGCCCCGGTGCTCTGGCCCACGCTCACCGCCGGTCTGCTGGCCGCGCAGCAGGGCAACGGCACGCTGCTCCACTTCCTGGTGTCGAAGGTGACGGTCGCGCCGTTCGGCGGCCCGTACGCCGTTCTCCAGGAACCCCACACCGCGGTGCGCTGCGCCGACTGGGCGACACCGACCGACATCGCCGCGCACACCGCCGTCGCCGAGAAGATCGCCGACCGCGACGAGCGGCTGGCGAGCCGGGCCGGTTACAGCGCGCTCAACTGCGCCAAGTGGCCGGCGCCGAACAAGGACCACTTCGCCGAGCCGCTCACCGGCGCCGGCGCCCCGCCGATCCTGGTGGTCGGTGGTCGCGTGGACAACGTGTCCCCGTACCACTGGGCGGAGGCCATGACCGAGACCCTGGAGAACAGCGTGCTGCTGACCCGCGAAGGCGTCGGCCACACCTCCTACCGGCGCAGCGGTCCGTGCATCGACAACGCGGTGGACGCCACGCTGATCGACGGGGTGCTTCCCGCCGAGGGCACCGTCTGCGCCGCGCTTCCGAGCACGACCAAACCCCCGGCACCCGCCGGAAAGTGA
- a CDS encoding GH1 family beta-glucosidase: MTNGFPAGFRWGVATSAYQIEGATRQDGRGPSIWDTFAAVPGAVASGDTGDVAADHYNRWTEDVKLLAGLGVDAYRFSVSWSRILPDGRGRAEQRGIDFYRRLVDALLNNGIEPFLTLYHWDLPQALEDRGGWRDRDTAESFAEYAAITHDALGDVVRKWTTLNEPYCSSIVGYGEGRHAPGAQEGHGALAAAHHLLLGHGLAVRAMRANSSPGQEFGIVLNQSPAVPVTDDPADVAAAGRQDCLLRRQFTDPLFGSAYPGELTSMFGAITDFSFRHDGDLAIIGEPLDYLGVNYYYRLHVADAPHREPEPARRTAHDIGVDTTRLPDVPRTGMGWPVEPEGLTTTLTDLHARYPGLPPIYITENGCVYPDSGDFDDHDRISYLRDHIAATEAAATAGVAVRGYFCWSLLDNFEWAHGYKHRFGLIHVDYPTQRRTPRESYHWYRSFIAAARQSP; encoded by the coding sequence GTGACGAATGGTTTTCCGGCCGGGTTCCGCTGGGGGGTGGCGACTTCGGCGTACCAGATCGAAGGGGCCACCCGGCAGGACGGCCGCGGTCCGTCCATTTGGGACACCTTCGCCGCCGTGCCCGGCGCGGTCGCCTCCGGCGACACCGGTGACGTGGCCGCCGACCACTACAACCGGTGGACCGAGGACGTCAAGCTGCTGGCCGGCCTCGGTGTCGACGCGTACCGGTTCTCCGTGTCCTGGTCCAGGATCCTGCCGGACGGACGCGGCCGGGCCGAGCAGCGCGGCATCGACTTCTACCGGCGGCTCGTCGACGCGTTGCTGAACAACGGGATCGAACCGTTCCTCACCCTGTACCACTGGGATCTGCCGCAGGCGCTGGAAGACCGGGGCGGGTGGCGCGACCGCGACACGGCGGAATCGTTCGCCGAGTACGCCGCGATCACGCACGACGCACTCGGTGACGTCGTGCGCAAGTGGACCACCCTGAACGAACCGTACTGTTCCTCGATCGTCGGTTACGGCGAAGGCAGGCACGCACCAGGAGCGCAGGAAGGGCACGGCGCACTGGCGGCCGCGCACCACCTGCTGCTCGGCCACGGCCTGGCCGTGCGGGCCATGCGCGCCAATTCCTCACCCGGGCAGGAATTCGGCATCGTGCTCAACCAGTCGCCGGCGGTGCCGGTGACCGACGACCCCGCCGATGTCGCCGCCGCCGGACGACAGGACTGCTTGCTGCGCAGGCAGTTCACCGATCCCCTGTTCGGTTCGGCCTACCCGGGTGAACTGACGTCGATGTTCGGGGCGATCACCGACTTCTCGTTCCGCCACGACGGGGACCTGGCGATCATCGGCGAGCCGCTGGACTACCTCGGCGTCAACTACTACTACCGGCTGCACGTCGCCGACGCTCCCCACCGGGAGCCGGAGCCCGCCAGGCGCACCGCGCACGACATCGGCGTGGACACGACACGGTTGCCGGACGTGCCCCGCACCGGCATGGGCTGGCCGGTGGAGCCGGAGGGGCTCACCACCACGCTGACCGATCTCCACGCACGCTATCCGGGCCTGCCGCCGATCTACATCACCGAAAACGGGTGCGTCTATCCCGATTCCGGCGACTTCGACGACCACGACCGCATCTCCTACCTGCGAGACCACATCGCCGCGACCGAAGCAGCCGCGACCGCCGGGGTGGCGGTGCGCGGCTACTTCTGCTGGTCCCTGCTCGACAACTTCGAGTGGGCGCACGGCTACAAGCACCGATTCGGGCTGATCCACGTCGACTACCCGACCCAACGGCGCACACCGCGCGAGAGCTACCACTGGTACCGATCGTTCATCGCGGCCGCACGTCAGTCACCCTGA
- a CDS encoding carbohydrate ABC transporter permease: MTAVLDPPVPVRPDGPSGRARRLARKVAGPWTYAALIAVLAGSAFPVYWSLVVSSQTPDAIDSVPPVLVPGGHLFENIARVFDTTDFALALTNSIVVSGTITFSVVLFSTLAGFAFAKLKFRGRNALLLVVIGTQAIPTELGVIPLYMMMTEFGWAAEIHAVIVPGLVTAFGVFFMRQYFERAIPDELLEAGRMDGCGSLRLFWHVALPVARPAAAVLGLFTFMQAWNDFFWPLVVLVPENPTVQTALNTLASGYTTDYTLVLTAATIATVPVLLIFLLFGRQIVGGIMSGAVKG; encoded by the coding sequence ATGACTGCTGTGCTGGATCCGCCCGTACCGGTGCGGCCGGACGGCCCGAGCGGCCGGGCCCGCCGGCTGGCCAGGAAGGTCGCCGGGCCGTGGACCTACGCCGCGCTCATCGCGGTGCTGGCCGGTTCCGCCTTCCCGGTGTACTGGTCGCTCGTGGTGTCCTCGCAGACGCCGGACGCGATCGACTCCGTGCCGCCGGTGCTGGTGCCGGGCGGCCACCTCTTCGAGAACATCGCCAGGGTCTTCGACACCACCGATTTCGCGTTGGCGCTGACCAACTCGATCGTGGTCTCGGGCACGATCACCTTCTCGGTGGTGCTGTTCTCCACCCTGGCCGGGTTCGCCTTCGCGAAACTCAAGTTCCGCGGCCGAAACGCCCTGCTGCTGGTGGTCATCGGCACCCAGGCGATCCCCACCGAACTCGGCGTCATCCCGCTCTACATGATGATGACCGAGTTCGGCTGGGCCGCCGAGATCCACGCGGTGATCGTGCCGGGCCTGGTGACCGCGTTCGGCGTGTTCTTCATGCGGCAGTACTTCGAGCGGGCGATCCCGGACGAACTGCTCGAGGCGGGCCGGATGGACGGCTGCGGGTCGTTGCGGTTGTTCTGGCACGTCGCGCTGCCGGTGGCCAGGCCCGCGGCGGCGGTGCTCGGGTTGTTCACCTTCATGCAGGCGTGGAACGACTTCTTCTGGCCGCTCGTGGTGCTGGTACCGGAGAACCCCACCGTGCAGACCGCGCTGAACACCCTGGCCAGCGGGTACACCACCGACTACACCCTGGTGCTCACCGCGGCGACGATCGCCACGGTGCCGGTGCTCCTGATCTTCCTGCTGTTCGGCCGCCAGATCGTCGGCGGCATCATGTCGGGCGCTGTCAAAGGCTGA
- a CDS encoding alpha/beta fold hydrolase, translating into MAHHRTATVDGHQLFYREAGPTDAPAIVLLHGYPTSSFMFRELIPLLAGDYRVIAPDLLGFGHSDAPPADEFDYTFDALAELTSGLLDQLGLDRYAIYVQDYGAPIGWRLALKHPERISAIATQSGNGYEEGFVESFWADLWAYGANPGPETEPAVRTALSLDAIRWQYVHGVPDPSLVSPDTWTHDVALVSREGNDQIQLALFRDYQNNRPLYPLLHEFLRTSEVPVLAVWGRNDEIFGPAGARAFARDAKDAEVHLINGGHFLLESHLDVVAGYLRGFLGRVLG; encoded by the coding sequence ATGGCGCACCACCGGACCGCCACGGTCGACGGCCACCAGCTCTTCTACCGCGAAGCCGGTCCCACCGACGCGCCCGCGATCGTCCTGCTGCACGGCTACCCGACCAGTTCGTTCATGTTCCGCGAGCTGATCCCGCTGCTGGCCGGGGACTACCGCGTGATCGCGCCGGACCTGCTCGGCTTCGGCCATTCCGACGCCCCGCCCGCGGACGAGTTCGACTACACCTTCGACGCGCTCGCCGAACTCACCTCCGGCCTGCTCGACCAGCTCGGCCTGGACCGCTACGCCATCTACGTCCAGGACTACGGCGCCCCCATCGGCTGGCGTCTCGCGCTCAAGCACCCCGAACGGATCTCCGCCATCGCCACCCAGAGCGGCAACGGCTACGAGGAGGGTTTTGTCGAGTCGTTCTGGGCCGATCTCTGGGCGTACGGCGCGAACCCGGGCCCCGAGACCGAACCCGCCGTCCGCACCGCGCTGAGCCTCGACGCGATTCGCTGGCAGTACGTGCACGGCGTGCCCGACCCGAGCCTGGTCAGCCCGGACACCTGGACGCACGATGTCGCCCTCGTCTCCCGCGAAGGCAACGATCAGATCCAGCTCGCCCTGTTCCGGGACTACCAGAACAACCGCCCGCTCTACCCGCTGCTGCACGAGTTCCTGCGCACCAGCGAGGTCCCGGTACTCGCCGTGTGGGGCCGCAACGACGAAATCTTCGGCCCGGCGGGCGCGCGGGCCTTCGCCCGTGACGCCAAGGACGCGGAGGTGCACCTGATCAACGGCGGCCACTTCCTCCTGGAAAGCCACCTCGACGTCGTCGCCGGTTACCTGCGCGGGTTCCTCGGGCGGGTGCTGGGCTAG
- a CDS encoding NAD(P)/FAD-dependent oxidoreductase produces MGRNLEVVVIGGGYAGVMAANRLTRRDDVAVTVINPRPVFVPRLRLHQLVAGTHEAVVDYPDVLAEGVRLVVDSTTRIDAAGRGVTLAEGGDLGYDHLIYAVGSGSAGPQVPGAAEFAHPVATLEAARRLRSVLDDTPRTAPVTVVGGGPTGIETAAELAEQGRTVTLACGGVVGPYLHPRARRTARKYLAELGVEVVEASVEAVTRDAVELGDGRTLASQVTIWAAGFGVPDLAAASGLRTDAAGRLLTDETLTSVDDERIVAAGDSSAPSGLPFRMSAYAAGCLGAHAADTVLNRIAGEPPKPIDLSFPAMCISFGRGAGIFQLGHKDDTAMPVYFSGLMGKALKEFSCAASVKHLVTEARKPGSHSWPKDGKHRPRLLRSSQPVSR; encoded by the coding sequence ATGGGCAGGAACCTCGAAGTGGTCGTGATCGGCGGCGGGTACGCCGGTGTCATGGCGGCCAACCGGCTGACGCGGCGTGACGACGTGGCGGTGACCGTGATCAACCCGCGCCCGGTCTTTGTGCCGCGGCTGCGCCTGCACCAGCTGGTCGCCGGGACCCACGAAGCGGTCGTCGACTACCCGGACGTCCTCGCCGAGGGCGTCCGGTTGGTCGTCGACAGCACCACCCGGATCGACGCCGCCGGGCGCGGGGTGACGCTGGCCGAGGGCGGCGACCTCGGCTACGACCACCTGATCTACGCGGTCGGCAGCGGCAGCGCCGGCCCGCAGGTGCCGGGCGCGGCCGAGTTCGCCCACCCGGTCGCCACGCTGGAGGCGGCGCGGCGGCTGCGCTCGGTGCTCGACGACACGCCCCGCACGGCCCCGGTGACGGTCGTCGGTGGCGGTCCGACCGGCATCGAAACCGCCGCCGAGCTGGCCGAGCAGGGCCGGACCGTCACCTTGGCCTGCGGCGGTGTCGTCGGTCCCTACCTGCACCCGCGGGCTCGGCGCACCGCCCGCAAGTACCTCGCCGAGCTGGGCGTCGAGGTGGTGGAAGCCTCGGTCGAGGCGGTGACACGGGACGCCGTCGAACTCGGTGACGGCCGCACGCTGGCGAGCCAGGTCACCATCTGGGCCGCGGGTTTCGGGGTGCCCGACCTCGCGGCCGCCAGTGGGTTGCGCACCGACGCCGCCGGGCGCCTGCTCACCGACGAGACCCTGACCAGCGTGGACGACGAGCGGATCGTCGCGGCCGGTGACTCGTCGGCACCCTCCGGCCTGCCGTTCCGGATGAGCGCCTACGCCGCGGGCTGCCTGGGCGCCCATGCCGCCGACACCGTGCTGAACCGGATCGCGGGTGAGCCGCCGAAGCCGATCGACCTATCGTTCCCGGCCATGTGCATCAGCTTCGGCCGCGGCGCCGGGATCTTCCAGCTCGGCCACAAGGACGACACCGCGATGCCGGTCTACTTCAGCGGGCTCATGGGCAAGGCGCTCAAGGAGTTCTCCTGCGCTGCCAGCGTCAAGCACCTGGTCACCGAAGCACGCAAGCCCGGCTCGCACTCCTGGCCCAAGGACGGCAAGCACCGGCCGCGGCTGCTGCGGTCGTCGCAGCCGGTTTCCCGATGA
- a CDS encoding carbohydrate ABC transporter permease, translated as MAVRDRAARRYRWDTRFAPYAYIAPYFLIFGVFGLFPLAYTIWVSLQHRNLLDADGASFIGLDNYQVLFADPYFWNAMGNTLSLWLLTTIPQILLALWIAQLLNRKVRTRTLFRMGVILPNVTSVAAVTIIFAQLFGRDFGLINWVLDLFGAGQIDWQAGTATSHIAIATMVVWRWTGYHALIFLASMQAIPSSLYEAATLDGARGWQQFWRITVPLLRPQIIFSTIIATTGNMRLLAEPLLFNPGTAASTGGSDRQFQTVALYLYEQGFTNWDFGYSSTIAVVLAIATIIVAGLGYLVTKRIQTD; from the coding sequence ATGGCGGTACGGGACCGAGCAGCCAGAAGATACCGATGGGACACCAGGTTCGCGCCGTACGCGTACATCGCGCCGTACTTCCTGATCTTCGGTGTCTTCGGGCTGTTCCCGCTCGCGTACACGATCTGGGTGTCGCTGCAGCACCGCAACCTGCTCGACGCGGACGGCGCGTCCTTCATCGGCCTGGACAACTACCAGGTGCTGTTCGCCGATCCGTACTTCTGGAACGCCATGGGCAACACGCTGAGCCTGTGGCTGCTGACCACGATCCCCCAGATCCTGCTCGCACTGTGGATCGCGCAGTTGCTCAACCGCAAGGTCCGCACGCGCACGCTGTTCCGGATGGGCGTGATCCTGCCGAACGTCACCTCGGTGGCCGCGGTGACGATCATCTTCGCCCAGCTGTTCGGCCGGGACTTCGGCCTGATCAACTGGGTGCTGGACCTGTTCGGCGCCGGGCAGATCGACTGGCAGGCGGGCACCGCCACCTCGCACATCGCGATCGCCACCATGGTGGTGTGGCGCTGGACCGGTTACCACGCGCTGATCTTCCTGGCGTCCATGCAGGCGATCCCGTCGAGCCTGTACGAGGCGGCCACTTTGGACGGTGCCAGGGGGTGGCAGCAGTTCTGGCGGATCACCGTGCCGTTGCTGCGGCCGCAGATCATCTTCTCCACGATCATCGCGACCACCGGCAACATGCGGCTGCTCGCCGAACCGCTGCTGTTCAATCCCGGCACCGCGGCCTCGACCGGTGGTTCGGACCGGCAGTTCCAGACCGTCGCGCTGTACCTGTACGAGCAGGGCTTCACCAACTGGGACTTCGGCTACAGCTCGACGATCGCGGTGGTGCTGGCGATCGCCACGATCATCGTCGCCGGTCTGGGTTACCTGGTGACCAAACGGATTCAGACGGATTGA